The nucleotide window ACCCCGCGGGCTTCCGCCCGCTGCGCCAGGAAATCGTCGACCACCTCGGCGCGGCCCGCGGCGTGCACGCCACCCTCGACCAGGTGATCCTCGTGCGCGGCACGCAGCAGGCCCTCGACCTCGCGGTGCGCGTGCTCGTGGACCCCGGAAACCAGGTGTGGCTGGAGGACCCGGGCTACCTCAGCACCCGAGCCGTGCTCACCGCCGCCGGCGCCCGCGTGGTGCCCGTGCCGGTGGACGGCGACGGCCTGGTCGTGCACGAGGGCGAACGCCGCGCCCCCAACGCCCGCATGGCCTTCGTTTCCCCGTCGCACCAATATCCCCTCGGCGTCACCATGTCGCTCGCCCGGCGACTCGAGCTGCTCGCCTGGGCGCGCCGGGTGGGCGCGTGGGTGCTCGAAGACGATTTCGACAGCGAACTCCGCTACACGCACGCCCCGCACCTCGCGCTCCAGGGCCTCGACTCCGACGCGCGCGTGATCTACGTGGGCACGTTCAGCAAGACGCTCTTTCCCGCCCTGCGCCTCGGATACCTGGTGGTGCCGCGCGACCTGACGCGCGCCTTCCTCAAGGCGCGGACCCTTTCCGACTATCTGTCGCCCACGGTGGAACAGGCGGTGGTCGCCGACTTCCTGGGTGAAGGACACTTCGCCCGCCACCTGCAGCGCATGCGCACGCTGTACGCGGCTCGGCAGGAAGCGCTCGTCCTAGCGGCGGAGCGCGAGTTGGCGGGGCTCCTGCGCATCGATCGGGGGGCCACTGGCCTGCACGTCGTGGGTTGGTTGCGCGACGGAGTGAGCGACCGTGCCGCGTTCGAGGCGGCGCAGGGCGTGGGCATCGAAACGCCGCCGCTGTCGCGGTATTGCCTGGAGGCCACGCCTCCGCCCGGGCTGCTGTTCGGCTATTCCGCGATCACCGAACGCACGATCGCGGCCGCCGTACGCCGGCTGCGCCCCGCCCTGCAAGACGTCACCGCCCGCGCGCGACCGGCCCCCACCCCGTCAGCGGCTTTGCGCCGAGCGGCTCGGTGAACGCACCGCGCCCCGCCACCGGAATCCCGATGGCGGGGCGCGTCGTTTGACTGAGAGCGGCCAGCTCCGAACTGAGCGCCGCCCTTTCCCTACTTCTCGACCGTCAGCTTCGCCACCATGCCCAGCGCGAGGTGGGGCGTGCAGTAATACTTGTATACGCCCGCCGGCACGCCGGCAAACGACACCGTGTAGCTGGAGTTCGGGTTGATCGAGTACGGGGCCTGCAGCGGCGCCACGCTGTTCGGCATGTTCGCCGCGAGCTGCGAGGCGGCGCCCGACGGGATGCTGTCGGCCCAGAAGGTCACGTCGTGTGGGCCGCCGGAGACCATGATGAACTTCACGGCGTCGCCCACGTGGATCGTCAGATCCTTGGGATCGAAGCGATACCCCTGCGCATCGCCCATCATCTTCACTTCCCACGTCTTGCCGGTGGCCGCCATG belongs to Gemmatimonadaceae bacterium and includes:
- a CDS encoding PLP-dependent aminotransferase family protein; its protein translation is MPPPAVGLPQLLLPLPAGPSHPYHAHIFDGIRDAILRGLLAPGARLPSTRQLAPRLGVARSTVVLAYRNLAAEGYVTGTHGSGSFVSRALPDSPAAATRPAKRAVSDRAEHYSAAELGVTTSRRSPVPFRVGEPAVDAFPVHIWRRLYHRRWRVTPRALMRYGDPAGFRPLRQEIVDHLGAARGVHATLDQVILVRGTQQALDLAVRVLVDPGNQVWLEDPGYLSTRAVLTAAGARVVPVPVDGDGLVVHEGERRAPNARMAFVSPSHQYPLGVTMSLARRLELLAWARRVGAWVLEDDFDSELRYTHAPHLALQGLDSDARVIYVGTFSKTLFPALRLGYLVVPRDLTRAFLKARTLSDYLSPTVEQAVVADFLGEGHFARHLQRMRTLYAARQEALVLAAERELAGLLRIDRGATGLHVVGWLRDGVSDRAAFEAAQGVGIETPPLSRYCLEATPPPGLLFGYSAITERTIAAAVRRLRPALQDVTARARPAPTPSAALRRAAR
- a CDS encoding plastocyanin/azurin family copper-binding protein, with amino-acid sequence MNVRYGVGVAAAALSLAIVGCGGGGEKAPAAESTAAAPAATPAAAPAAAPTSSATYMAATGKTWEVKMMGDAQGYRFDPKDLTIHVGDAVKFIMVSGGPHDVTFWADSIPSGAASQLAANMPNSVAPLQAPYSINPNSSYTVSFAGVPAGVYKYYCTPHLALGMVAKLTVEK